Proteins from one Telopea speciosissima isolate NSW1024214 ecotype Mountain lineage chromosome 1, Tspe_v1, whole genome shotgun sequence genomic window:
- the LOC122671591 gene encoding probable protein phosphatase 2C 24, which yields MAEICCGVVSGSASATSCEPSSRAARRRRMEIRRFKYIAGVALPQEDGRKRLKLEVYPDLSPRECENAVENCGGAVEVPQHRLDLETEEESSEANELSNSITNVSPSRSISSPCSPPSTAPIESVMFDQCPKYGITSVCGRRRDMEDAVAIHPSFCPRDSLNPSGLHFFGVYDGHGCSHVAKSCKERLHQIVKEELENRAITTTEWKETMERSFSHMDKEVSKWSNGLQSTNCRCELQTQKCDAVGSTAVVAIVTPDKIIVANCGDSRAVLSRGGKAVPLSNDHKPDRPDELARIQEAGGRVIYWDGPRVLGVLAMSRAIGDDYLKPYVISEPEVTITDRTEEDECLILASDGLWDVVSNDTACSIARMCLSGQAPSPPLSPENCVAGENSSDASMLLTKVALARHSTDNVSVVVINLKKDT from the exons ATGGCGGAAATTTGTTGTGGAGTTGTCAGTGGGAGTGCTTCGGCAACGTCGTGTGAGCCAAGTTCACGAGCGGCGAGGCGACGGAGAATGGAGATTCGTAGGTTCAAGTATATCGCCGGCGTGGCTTTGCCGCAGGAAGATGGACGGAAACGTTTGAAGCTAGAGGTTTATCCGGATTTATCACCGCGTGAGTGCGAGAACGCTGTTGAGAACTGTGGTGGTGCTGTGGAGGTTCCGCAACATCGTTTGGATTTAGAGACGGAAGAAGAATCATCGGAAGCGAACGAGCTCTCCAATTCGATTACGAATGTGTCGCCGTCTCGGTCGATCTCAAGCCCTTGTAGTCCCCCGTCTACGGCCCCGATCGAGTCGGTAATGTTTGACCAGTGCCCCAAGTACGGCATCACATCCGTGTGTGGCCGGAGAAGAGATATGGAAGATGCAGTGGCAATTCACCCCTCATTTTGCCCGCGAGATAGCCTTAATCCGTCTGGATTGCATTTCTTCGGCGTTTACGATGGCCACGGATGTTCTCAT GTGGCGAAATCTTGTAAAGAGCGGCTGCATCAGATAGTGAAAGAAGAGCTGGAGAATCGGGCAATCACAACAACAGAGTGGAAGGAAACGATGGAGCGAAGCTTCTCTCACATGGACAAGGAGGTGTCGAAATGGAGTAACGGTTTACAGAGCACGAACTGCAGGTGCGAGCTCCAGACGCAAAAGTGCGACGCCGTTGGGTCAACCGCAGTGGTTGCCATCGTAACCCCGGACAAGATCATTGTCGCCAACTGTGGTGATTCCCGCGCCGTACTCAGCCGTGGTGGGAAGGCCGTTCCGCTCTCCAATGATCATAAG CCTGATCGGCCGGACGAGTTGGCACGGATACAGGAAGCCGGTGGGAGGGTGATATACTGGGACGGACCAAGGGTTCTGGGAGTTCTGGCCATGTCAAGGGCAATCGGAGATGATTACTTGAAGCCGTACGTGATATCGGAACCGGAGGTGACGATAACTGATCGGACGGAAGAAGATGAGTGCCTGATACTGGCGAGCGATGGGTTATGGGATGTTGTGTCCAACGACACCGCCTGTAGTATTGCACGGATGTGCCTTTCTGGCCAAGCTCCGTCACCTCCTTTGTCGCCGGAGAACTGTGTCGCCGGCGAGAATTCGTCTGACGCTTCCATGTTACTGACGAAAGTAGCCCTGGCTAGACATAGCACGGACAACGTTAGTGTAGTCGTTATCAATCTCAAGAAAGACACGTAG